GCGACCGGCGACCACGTCGCCTTCGCCGGCGCGCCCGACCTCCACACCGCCGCCCACGAGGCCGCCCACGTCATCCAGCAGCGCGCCGGCGTTCACCTCAAGGGCGGCGTCGGTGAGGTCGGGGACGTCTACGAGCAGCACGCCGACGCCGTCGCTGACGCCGTGGTGCGCGGCGAGAGCGCCGCCGAGTTGCTGAGCGCGAGGGTCGGCGGCGGTGCCTCGAGCGCGGTCCAGCGCGACGTCGGCCCCCAGGCGACCGGCGACGCGAAGGCCGACGCTGGGGCCGACGGGTCACTGACGATCACCTCCGCCAGCCGCCTGGCGGAGAACGCGTACCGGCGCCTGTTCAAGAACCAGCAGGCCGGGTTGACCCGCCTCGGCGCGGCGCTCAAGAAGGACTCCGCGCCCAAGAAGTCGCTGCTCGGCGACCTCGCGGCCGGCGTGGTCGGTGGCGTCATCGGCGCCGTGCTCGGCCCGGTGGGCGCGGGCGTGGTGGAGTTCGCCGAGTCGAAGCTGGCGAAGAAGCTGATCGAGAAGCTCGCCGACGTCGTGAAGGACAAGGCGGTCGACATCGGCAAGGAGAAGACCAAGGAGCACTTCGAGGGCAAGAAGGAGACCGACGCGGCGGACAACTTCGTCGAGGCGCAGACGCTCGCGATCAACGACGCCGAGCACGGGGCGGTGCAGGAGCTCATCAAGCACACCGACGAGCTCGGCCGCGTCGCGAAGGGCCCGGAGTCACTCGCCGGCCTGGCCACCGGGATCGATGCGCGCGCCCCTGCCGCCCCCGATCTCCAGGCAGCCCAGGCGGCCGGGGCCTGGACCCGCGCCACCGCGGGGCGCCACGCGACCGCAGGCGCATGGGCCGATGACGTCGCCGGCCAGGACCCCGAGAAGGGCGCGATCGAGATCGAGTGCAGGCACGAGCGGGGCGCAGGGATCACGATCACGGGCTCCAACTGGCGCGGCGTCGGTCGCGAGACCGAGGGCGTGGTCGAGGAGCACGGCAAGGCGACGATCGGCGACCTCGGCGCCACGCTGCGCGTCACCGTCGCGGGCTATGGCGGCAAGGGGCGGTTCGAGATCACCCCCGGCGGCGGCCAGGCCTGGGTGCCGGAGAACTCGGTGGGCCAGGATGCGCTGTTCGCCGCAGCCGGAATGATCGAAGACCGCCTGGATCCCGCTATTCGCAAGGAGAGCGCGATCAAGGCGGCGAAATACATCGCCTACCTCATCAACCAGCAGTCGGTCGCCGCGCTGAAGTTCGGGAAGTGACCAGCTCGCCGGCTCCACCTTGACGCCCTCGACCAGGCGGCGGCGGCGATGAGCCGGGCGTCAGGGGCGCGGCGCGTCGAGGCGCGCGAGGTTGCGCTGCCACATGGCGACGTTGGCGGAGTCCATGCCGGTGCGATCGGCGATGGCGAGGAGGTCGCGGTAGATGGCGGCGGCGGCGGACCGGCGGCCGGCGTCGACCAGGATGTCGGCGACGGTGGAGCGGAGAGAGAGCAGGACGCCGTCGTCGGGCGCCAGCGCGGCGGCGCCGAGCGCGACGGCCCGCTCGGCGTCGGCGATGGCCTCGGCGTGGCGGCCGAGGTAGGTGAGGATGGAGGCGCGGGTGGAGATGGCGAGCGCGGTGTCGACGGCGTCGGGGTCGCGCCGCATGCGGACGCGGACGGCCTGGTCGGCGGCGGCGAGCGCGTCAGGGTACGTGCGCTGGTCGCGCAGGACCTGGGCGACGTCGAGGTAGACGCCGGCGGCGTCGGCGGTGTCGGGGCCGAAGGCGCGATCGTAGAGGACGATGGCCTCGCGCAGGGGTGGGAGCGCGGCGTCGTGGCGCCCGGCGTACCAGTGGGCCTCGCCGAGCGACTGCAAGAGGCCGGCGAGCTGGGACGCGACCGGTGAGCCGGGCTGGTCGGCGCCGGCGCGCTGCAGCAGGCGGCGGGCCTCGTCGAGATCAGCGAGCGCGCCGTCGGTGTCGCCGGCCGCGGTGAGCACGTCGGCCTCGTTGGTGAGGACCTCGGCGCGGACCAGCGGCGGATCGCCGGCGCGGGCCGAGGCGGCGCGGGCCGCGAGCATCATGACGCGGGCCTGGTCGGGTTGGCCCTGGAACTGGGCGGTCAGGCGGCCCATCAGCGACCAGGTCTTGGCGGCCTCGACGTCGTCACCACCGCGCGACGCGACCTCGGTCAGCTCGCGGAGGAACGCGAGGCCGCCGGGGATGTCGCCGGTGACGACCGCGATGCGCCAGCGCAGCGCGAGCGCGCGCGACAGCGTGAGCTCGTGGCCGAGCGTGCGGGCGCGGGCGATGGCGGCGTCGGCGCGGGCGGCGAGCCCGTCGGTCACGCCGGCGCGGCGAGCGTTGTTGGCGGCCTCGACCTCGGCGAGGATGGCCGTGGCCTCGGCGCGCGCGGCTGGCGCCTCGGGCAGGTCCTGGGCCGCGAGCAGCGCGTCGGGGTCGGCGCAGCCGTCGAGCGCCGCGACCGTGGTGGTCGCCTTGATCGCGCCCTCGAGCGCGGCGGCGTCGCCGGCTCGCTCGAGCGTGCGCACCGCGCCGTCGAGCCCGACCAGCCAGCGGTCGAGACACTTCATGCGGGCGTCGAGCACCGTGTCGGACTGCCGGTTCTCGACCTTGTTGGCGCGGCAGGTCTCGACGAACATGTCGCGCCACGCTGGCGCCGCGCGATCGAACACCGCCGCCGCCGCCGCGTGACGGGCCGCGCCGTAGGTCGGATCGATGGCGGCGAGATGGGTGGCGAGCGACGCCCTGCGGGCGGCGCCCCACACGACGGCGAGCCGCGCGTCGGGCGGCGCGCACACCGCGGACACGTCGTGGCCGCCGCGCCCGGCGACGAGCACCGCGCCGCTCGCCGACAGCACCATCGCCGCCGCGCCGCCCAGCACCCAGGCGCGGCGCCGCAAGGTCATCCGCTCGGTGATGGCGTCGAGCAGCGCCGCGACGCTGGGCCAGCGCTGCGCGGGCTCGACGGCGAGCCCGCGATCGAGCAGCGGCCACAGCCAGGTCGGCACCTGGCGCTCCGAGCGGGCCGCGCCCTCGCGGCGCTGCCCGGCGATCACCGCGGCGCGCAGCTCGTCGGCGGTGTGGCCGTCGAACGGCGCCTGGCCGCCGAGCGCGATCCACAGCGCGACACAGAACGCGAACTGATCGCTGCGGGCGTCGACCTCGCCGCCCAGCCACTGCTCGGGCGCCATGTACTTCGGGGTGCCGATCACGGCGCCGTCGACGCTGAGGCTGTGCCCGGGGTCGGCGGTCGGCGAGGCGTCGACGCGCACGCCGCTCTCGGCGAGGCCGAAGTCGCTGACCCGGGGCCGCCCGTCCTTGCCGATCAGCACGTTCTCTGGCTTGAAGTCGCGGTGGACCAGGCCGGCGTCGTGCGCTGCCTGCAGCCCGCGCCCGGCGGCGATGAACACGGCGACGATCTCGCGCCAGCGGCGCTCCTCGTCGACGAGCCAGGCCTTGAGCGTGCTGCCGTCGATCAGCTCCATCGCGATGAACACGTGCTCGCCGGCGCGGCCGACCTCGTACACCGTCACCGCGTTGGGGTGCGCGAGCTTGGCCATCGCCTGGGCCTCGCGCTGCAGCATCACGCGCGCCTCGACGCCGGCGCCGCCGTGGCGCAGCACCTTGATCGCCACCTTGCGGTCGAGCTCGGGATCGAACGCGCACAGCACCACGCCCATGCCACCGGCGCCGAGCGCCCCGAGGACGACGAACCGCCCGACGGTGCCGCCCGGCGCCATCGCCGCGGCGCCGCTCGACGGCGGCCGCGCCACGCCCGCGCCGGACGCGTCCTGCATCGGCATGGTCTCGTCGCCGCTCGCCATGAGGCGAGCCTAGCGCAGCGGCGCGGCACATCGGGAGCGCCACGAGCGCCGCGGTCGCATCGGCCGCACGGCCGCGGGCGCACCCGGGCGTCAGCTGGGTCGGAAGCGCGCGCGCCGCGGTCGCCGCGGTCGCATCGGCCGCACGGCCGCACGGCCGCGGGCGCACCCGGGCGTCAGCTGGGTCGGAAGCGCGCGCGTGCGGACGGACGTCGGGGAGGTGGCGAGCCGACGTGGGCTCAGAGGTCCGTCCCCTGGTGAGCGCCGAGGACTTCGGGCCGTGGCGCGAGCTCGTGCTCGGGCTCGACCGTCGGCCTGACCGGCGTCACACCAGCTCGATCCAGACCTCGTCGCCGACGACGACCGCGCGGTAGCGGCGCAGGTTCAAGGACCGATCGTGCAAGCACGCGCCGGTGCGCAGGTCGAAGACGTAGCCGTGGCCGGGGCAGGTGAGGCAGCCGTCGGCGAGGTCGACCTCGCCGTCGGCGAGCGCGACGTCTTCGTGCGGGCACACGCCGGCGGTGGCGATGATCTCGCCGCCGAACACGCCCGCGAGCACGGGCCAGGTGACGCCCGCGACGGTGAACGCCACGAGCGCGTCGGTGGGCAGGTCGGCCAGCCGCGCCAGGCGCACGCGCAGCACTAGCGCGCCGTCGCCTCGACCCCAGGTCGAAGGCCGCGCACTAGAGCCGGCCTCGCTGGCGCGGGTCGAGGCGATCGCGCAGGCCGTCGCCGAGCAGGTTGGCGGCGAGCACGACCCAGGCGATCGCGAAGCCGGCGGCCAGCGCGTAGTGGCGGAAGCCGGGCTTCCACAGGAACGACGTGCCCTGCTCGAGCATCGCGCCCCAGGTGTGATCGATCTGGGGGCCGAGCCCGAGGAACGACAGCGACGCCTCGGCGGCGATGACGTTGCCGAAGCTGAGCGACATCTGCACCAGCAGCGGCGCGATCAGGTTGGGCGCGATGTGGTGGAAGAGGATCCGCGGCGTCGACGCGCCCAGGGCCCTGGCCGCGATGACGTAGTCGCGCTCGCGCAGGGTGAGCACCTGGCCGCGGGCGACCCGGGCGTAGCCGACCCAGCCGTTGGCGCACAGCGCGATGATGAAGATCGGCAGGCCCGGCCGCGCCACGACCGCGACGATCGCGATGTTGAGCAGGAGCCCCGGGAACGCCAGGAAGATGTCGACGACGCGCATGATCACCTCGTCGACGACGCCGCGCGCGTAGCCGGCGACCATGCCGATCGTCACGCCGATCGACGCGCTGATCGCGACCACGATCACCGACAGGATCAGCGCCTCGCGGGCGCCGTGCAGCAGCTGCGACAGCGTGTCGATGCCGCTCTTGTCGGTGCCGAGCCAATGCGCCCACGACATCGGCGCGTACATGTGATCGAGATCCATCGCGCGGGCGCCGACCGGGTACGGCGCCAGCCACGGGCCGAACAGGCCGAGCACGATGAACACCGCGACCATGATCGCGCCGACCCACACGCTCGGTGACCACTGCTTGAAGCGCACGCCGCTCACGCCCGCCGCACCCGCGGGTCGATCAGCCCGTAGGCGACGTCGACGGCGATGTTGACCAGCACGTACGAGCCGGCGATCACCAGCACGCAGCCCTGGACCACGGGGTAGTTGCGCTCGCGGATCGCCGCCAGCAAGAGCGAGCCCAGGCCCGGGCGCGCGAAGATGTTCTCGATGATGATCGACCCGGACAGCAGGCTGCCGAACTGCAAGCCGGCGACGGTCACGACCGGCATGATCGCGTTGCGCAGCGCGTGCTTCCAGACGACGACGCGCTCGGGCAGGCCCTTGGCGCGCGCGGTCCGCAGGTAGTCCTCGCCCAGCACCTCGACCATCGCCGAGCGGGTCATGCGCGCGAGCATCGCCATCAGGTGGGTGCCGATCGCGAACGCCGGCAGGATGATCGCGGCGGGGCCGATCTCGAACAGGCCCGGCAGCCAGCCGAGATCGACGAAGAACAGCAGCAGCAGCAGCGGCCCCAGGAGCATGTTCGGGATCGCGATCCCGGCCAGCGCGCCGATCGCCGCCAGCGTGTCGAACCAGGTGCCGCGCCGGAGCGCCGCGTAGATGCCGAGCGGCAGCGCCATCACGATCGCGAACGCGAGCCCGACCAGGGCCAGCGCCACGGTGTGCGGGAACGCGTCGGCGATCAGGTCGGCCACCGTCGGCTTGCCCTCGGGATCGGGGCACTGGTGGCCGAGCGTGCGGTCGGCCACCTGCCCCATGAAGTTCACGAACTGCTCGGGCAGCGACACGTCGAGGCCCATGCACTTGACGATCTTCGCGCGCTGCTCGGGCGTGGCCTCGCCGCCGGCCAGGTGATCGACCGGGTCGCCGGGGATCACGTGCAGGAACAGGAACACCAGCAGCGACACCCCGAGCATCGACAGGATGCCGAGGCCGAGGCGTCGGAGGATGAAGGCGCCCAGCGGCACGAGCGGGCCGAGCGTACGCGGCCGGCCGGGGCTTTGTCGATCGCGTCGACGCCCCGCTGTTCCCGCTGCGCAGCGCTCGGTGGCGGACCGCGCGTCCGCGGCCGGCCGGGGTTTCGTCGATCGCGTCGCCGCCTCGCTGGTCGCGCCGCGCCGCGCTCGGTGACGGACCGAGCGTACGCGGCCAGCCGGGGCGTCGTCGATCGCGTCGCCGCCTCGCTGGTCGCGCCGCGCCGCGCTCGGTGACGGACCGAGCGTCCGCGGCCAGGGGGGTTCACGCGCACCACGGCGGCGCCGTCGGCGTCGGCGTCGACGGTGCAGCGGTCGCCGGGGCGGACCCACGCGTGCAGCCCGCGGACCTCGGCCGCGACGGCCAGATCGTCGGCCCGGGCGATCGCCGCCGCCGCCGGCGTGGCCGCGCCCTCGACCACGATCGCGCCGGCCGCGCGCGCGCACGCGACCAGCGCCACCAGGCCGCCGACGCGCTCGCCGATCCAGATGCCGCCGGGCGGCAGGGCCGCGGCGTCGCTGGCCATCACGCCCAAGAGCACCAGCAGGTCCTCGACCTCGGCCGCGCGATCGAACGCCGGCGCGTGGCCGTGGGCCGCGGCCACCTTGAACGGCGCGCGCGCGTAGTCGCGGGCCACGGTCGCCAGGCCCGCCACCGTCGGCGGCGCCGCGGCGACCCGCTCGTGCAGCCGGCCGTCGAGCAGGAGCAGCTCGACCTCGGCCAGCGCCACCTGCGCGTCGGCGTCGCCGTGCTTGCGCAGGCGTCGGCGCGCGCGCTCGAGATCGGTCGGCAGGCGCGCCAGGGCCCCGGCGATGTCGAGGTCGCCGCGCTCGCCGAGCGCCGCCAGGGTCGGCAGGATCGTCGCGCGCGCGACCGCCGAGCCCGGGGCCACGGTGACGCCATCGAGCCGCGCGCCTGGGCCATCGCCGCGCGCCCGAACCGGCGCTCGACCGCGAGCGTCACCGGCGCCGCGAGCGCGGTCGCCAGCGTCACCTCGGTCGGCGTGAACCCGGTCCGGGCCCGGCGCTGCAGCACCAGCACGCCGAGCGCGCGGCCGCCACCGATCAACGGTACGCCCAGGTACGCGGGGAACTGCTCGCCCAGGCCCGGCACCAGCTTGAAGTGGCGCTCGTCGGGGCCGACCGCGACCGACACCGGGCGCAGGCACTCGGCGCACAGCCCGGTCAGGCCCTCGCCGAAGCTCAGGCGCACCGCGCCGATCGCGCCGGGCGGGAAGCCGTGGTTGCCGCGCATGACCAGGCGGTCGACGCCGTCTTCGTCCGGTTCCCGGACGTACGCGCTGACGACGTCGACCTCGGTGATCGCCGCGAGCTCGCGGCACATCGTCGTCAGCGCCTGCTCGAGCGGCGCGTCCTCGCCGGCGACCGCGATCAGCCGCAGGATGCCGTCGACCGAGCGATCACCGGCGTGGTGGATGTGGACGGTGGCCGGGCGCGAGGTCATGCCCCACCATGCCACCCCCGTGTTTCGCTGCGGTTTCCGATCGCGTCCACCGCCCCAGGCGGAGATCCTGGTCCTCAAAGCTGCCGAGGTAGGCGAGAAGGCACCACTGATCCTGGGATGTTGACCCATGCGCTGTCCCCAACGCTGAGGGCCCCAACGTTGACGGGCAGGGCAAAATCGTCAGTGATCCTAGGTATTTGCAACCAAGGGGCCGGTCCCCAACGTTGACGCGGTAGGGCAAAAACGTCAGTGATCCTGGGTATTTGCGACCCAGGAGCCGGTCCCCAAAGCTGACGCGGCAGGGCGAGACTCGCCAGTGATCCTGGGTATTTACGACCCAGGAGCCGCTCCCCAGAGTTGAAAAATAGTCAGCAAGTTTAGGTATTTACGACCCAGGAGCCGGTCCCCAACGCTGACGCGGTAGGGCGAAAACGTCAGTGATCCTGGGAATTTACGACCCAGGAGCCGCTCCCCAACGTTACCCAGGAGCCGGTCCCCAAAGCTGACGCGGCAGGGCGAAAATCGCCAGTGATCCTGGGTATTTGCGACCCAGGAGCCGGTCCCCAAAGCTCGCTCGTCGGTTCCGGAATCAACCCGGCGCGGGCGCGCAGAAGCCCGGGAGATCCGAGCCCAGGCGCTCGCCCGGCTTCGGCACTGGCTCGCCGCCGTGCGACATCATCAAGGACTCGTCGCGGCACTCGTAGCGGTCGCGACAGTCGCCCGAGCCGCTGCAGGTGCGCATGCAGTACCGGATCTCCGAGGACCGCGGCACGCACTGGCCGCGCAGCGTGCAGACCTCGTCGAGGGTGCAGTCGTCGGTGGTCAGGTCCTCGGTCGCCAGCACGCACGGCTTGTTCGTGAACGACGCCGAGTAGAACCGCACGCACACCGCCTCGTCCGGGCAGGTGTTCCAGTCGCAGCCGAGCTCGGTGCAATAGCCGCCGGGCGACTGCTGGTCGCAGATGCTGGTCTGGTCGGTGCCGTCACCGCAGTCGAGGCTCGACGAGCACTCGTCGCCGATCTCCTTGCCACAGGCGGCGGCGAGGACGAGGACGAGGACGAGACCGAGGCGGGTCATGCGGGCGCGCATCCTAGCAGGGTTGACGGTGGACACAATCGCGGACGGCCGGCTTGGCCGGCGGAGGTGCGAGGTTGGACTGCGGGGCCGCCCAGGTGGTTGCCCCGGCCCAGCCGCTGCCGTAAGTACGCGGCATGCGAGCCGTCATCCAGCGCTGCCGGCGCGCGTCTGTGACCGTGGCCGGCGCGGTCGTGGGTGAGATCGGTCACGGGCTGGTGGTGCTGCTGGGGGCGGGCAAGGGCGACGGCGACGACGACCTCGGCTACGTGGTCGACAAGCTGGTCAACCTGCGGATCTTCGCCGACGACGACGGCAAGATGAACCGGTCGGTGCTCGACGTGGCCGGCGGGGTGCTGATGATCTCGCAGTTCACGCTCTACGCCGACGTGCGCAAGGGGCGGCGGCCAGCGTTCCTCGACGCGCTCGACCCGGGTCCAGCCGAGGCGCTGTACGAGCGGGCGGTGGCGGCGGTGCGCAGCGCCGGCGTCGCGCAGGTCGCGACCGGCGTGTTCCGAGCCGACATGCAGGTCGAGCTGGTCAACGACGGACCGGTCACGATCATGATCGACTCGCGCCGGCAGTTCTGACCGCGCGCGGGGATCCCGAGCCCCTTGGCCGGGGGGCGTGTCCCACGCGCGCCCGCGCGGACCCGCGCAGGTTTCTGAAACCCCGGCGGGCGGCGTGTGTCCCACCGGCGATGAGGCTCCTCGCGATCGCCGCGCTCGCGGCCGGGTGCGCCACCGGCGCGCGTGGGCCGGGGCGGGCGCGCGCCGGCGACGACCTGCCACCGCCGGGCGCCCGGATCGCCGCCGAGGGGACCGCGTCGGGCCTGGTCGCGGGCTCCGCCGGCGACGGCGTCGGCGAGGTCTGGCGGTCGCCGGCGGTGATCGAGCGCAAGCGGGAGATGCTGCGGGCGGCCATCGAGCTGTCCGACGGGCGCGATCGCCTCGAGCTGCGGATCCAGCTGTTCGAGCTGCTGGTCGACCCCTCGGCCGGTGACCGCGGCGCCGAGGCCCTGGCGCTGGGCGCCGCGCTGCTGGCGGAGCCGGGCTTCGCGGCCGTCGCGACCGCCGATCAGGTGCTGGCCGAGTACGCCGAGGCGTTGCGGCGGGGCCAGCGCGCGGGCGATGTGCCGGCGATCTGGCGGCGCTTGATCCGCGACTACCCGAGGTCGCGCTGGGCCGGCACCGCCTCGGTCGCGCTCGGCGACGACGCGTTCGCGGCGAACGATCTGACCACGGCGGGCGCGATGTACGAGCGCGCGCTGGGCGATCCGCTGGTCGGCGCGTACGCGCGCTACAAGCGGGCCTGGGTCGCCTGGAACCGCGGCGACCTCGAGGCGGCGCTCGCCGACTTCGTCGAGGTCGCGCGGGTCGGTCGGGAGCCGCTGCGCCGGGAGGCGCTCAAGGACGTCGTGCGCGCGTTCGCGGAGGTCGGGTCGCCGGCGCAGGCCGAGGCGTTCTTCCGCGCGCTCGATCGCGCCGGGACCCCGACGATGCTGCTGCGCCTCGCCGCGCACTACGCCGACGTCGGCAAGGACCGCGACGCCGCGGCGACCTACGCCCTGGCGCAGCCGCAGCTCGACGACGCCGGCGCGTGTCGCGCGCAGGTCGGCCTGGCCGCCGCGGTCTGGCGGAGCGGGGATCGCGCGCAGGCCACCGCCGCGCTCGCCGCGCTCCAGTGGCGGCGGGTCGACCCCGCCTGCGCCGACGAGGCCGCGGCCCTGGCCAAGACGGTCGCGCAGGTCCTCACGCGCGAGGTGCGCGCGCTGCGGAGCGATCCCACCGACGCGATCGCGGCGTGGATCGTCGTCCGGACCCTGGCGCCGGCAGGCCCGCGCCGGCGCGACGCGGCCACGGCCGCCGCGACCCTCGCGCACGAGCACGCCACCGCGGCCGCCACCGCCCTCGCGTGGGCCGCGGCCGCCGACGCGTCCTACGAGGCCGCGGTGGCGGGCGACGCGGCGGCCGGCGACGCGGCCCTCGACGCCTGGCGTCAGGCGGTCGCGCTCGATCCCGCGCTGGCCGGACGGGCCGCGGCCGGGCGGGCGTTGCTCGAGCGGCAGCGGGCGCGACCGCGCGCGGGCGCGACAGGCGAAACGCGGTAGTGTCTGCGCCGATGCGCGCCCGCTGGTTCGTCGTTGTGCTCTCGATCGCGGCCTGCGGTGGCGGCCAGGTCACCAACCCTGGCCTGGTGGTGCCGACCGGCGGCAAGGTCGAGGCCGACTACCTCGAGATCGAGCCCACGGCGCCGTTCGCGAAGCTGTTCGTCAAGGGCGCGCGCTGGCAGTTCCCGCTCGCGGGCTGGACCGGCAAGGGGCCGGCGCCGGTCATCACCTGCGAGGTCGGCGCGCAGCGCGCGTTCGAGAGCGCGCGCCTGGGCTTCCTCACGTGCACGCCCGATCGCGAGCTAGGCCCGATCAGCGGCGGGCTGCCGCGGTTCGGCGTGATCGCGACCGCCAAGGGCCTGTGGTTCACCGAGCACCTCACGGTGGTCACGCCGCTGCCCGACGACGAGGCCGGCGCGCTGGCGTGGACCGTCGCCGAGCCGATGCGCCTGGGGACCGCGCCGGCGCCGGTCACCTACGAGGCCCACGCCGAGGCCACCGACACGCTGCCGGCGATCGCCGGCGGCATCGAGGCGTTCGCGCTCGGCGACGCCGGCACCTGGTGCCTCGCCACCGAGAACGCCGCCGAGGCCGACGCCGCGCGCACCGTGCTGTGCGTGCGCGCTGACGCGGGCATCGTCGGCGGCGGCGTCGCCACCGCGTCGCAGGGCATCGTCACCTCGGCGCTGACGTTCGGCGAGGCGCCGCCGCCGCCGGTGTCGCAGCCGTTCGCGACGCGCCTCGACGTCAACGTCGAGACCGTCAAGCTCGACGCGCCGGGCAGGGGCAAGCGCGCGCCGCTGGTGCTGACCGCCGCCGTCGACAGCGCGCAGCCGATCGCCTACGAGATGTCGGGCCGCGCCGTGTCCGACGACGGCACCGGCAAGCGGGTCGAGGCCGATCAGCCGACGCTGACGCTGCGCGGCGCCGCCAGGTGGTCGCGATCGAGCTCAGGCGGTCACGGTGATCGTCCGGTCCAAGCTGGTCAGCCGCAAGGGCGCGGTCGCGGTGATCTCGTCGGAGACCGCGATCGCGCCGATCGCCCAGGCCATCGCCGGCGGCACCGCGCGGCTCGAGGCCAAGGGCACGGTCACCACCGTCTACACCGCCGGCCGCCTGCTGCCGACGCGCGCCGCGGAGCTGCACCTGATCGCCACGGTCGAGCCCACGCCCGGCGTCGCCAACCCGGCGCGGCGCGAGCGCCACGAGCTGCACATGCGCACGCGCGTGCTGCCGCGCTGATCGATCGCGCGGAGCGGTCGTGCGGACCGGTCGCGTCGGCGCGCACGCACCTGGGCGCGGCCGACGTCGCGCCGCGCCACGGCCCCGCCCGAGGCGTGGCTTTACCCCGCCCGGGGCTCGTGCCAGAGTCACGCACGTGCCGATGTCGAACCAGAACCACGACGCGAGCGTCCGCGGTGCCGTCGGGGCGGCGCCATGAGCGGCTACGACCTCGGCAGCGGGTTCATCGTCCCGGGCGCCGCCGCCGACGCGGCCGCCGCGGTGTCGTACCTGCGCTCGCCGCTGGCGATCCGGGTCCGCGCGACCAACGTCCTCGAGGCCGGCCTGCTCGGTGAGCTCCGCCACTTCCGCGTCGATCGCGGGCGGATCGAGGCCGTCGCTGATCGAGTGATCGCGGTGACGCGCGCCAACCATCCGACCCTGCGCATCCCGGCCCACGGGCGCCTGGTGCGGTTCCGGGCCGGTAACCTCGATCGCGTCGCCGCGATGGTCGAGGCCGCGGGCGCCGGCGCGATCGCCGCCGAGGCGCTGATCGATCTGATCGTCGT
The genomic region above belongs to Myxococcales bacterium and contains:
- a CDS encoding protein kinase; translation: MASGDETMPMQDASGAGVARPPSSGAAAMAPGGTVGRFVVLGALGAGGMGVVLCAFDPELDRKVAIKVLRHGGAGVEARVMLQREAQAMAKLAHPNAVTVYEVGRAGEHVFIAMELIDGSTLKAWLVDEERRWREIVAVFIAAGRGLQAAHDAGLVHRDFKPENVLIGKDGRPRVSDFGLAESGVRVDASPTADPGHSLSVDGAVIGTPKYMAPEQWLGGEVDARSDQFAFCVALWIALGGQAPFDGHTADELRAAVIAGQRREGAARSERQVPTWLWPLLDRGLAVEPAQRWPSVAALLDAITERMTLRRRAWVLGGAAAMVLSASGAVLVAGRGGHDVSAVCAPPDARLAVVWGAARRASLATHLAAIDPTYGAARHAAAAAVFDRAAPAWRDMFVETCRANKVENRQSDTVLDARMKCLDRWLVGLDGAVRTLERAGDAAALEGAIKATTTVAALDGCADPDALLAAQDLPEAPAARAEATAILAEVEAANNARRAGVTDGLAARADAAIARARTLGHELTLSRALALRWRIAVVTGDIPGGLAFLRELTEVASRGGDDVEAAKTWSLMGRLTAQFQGQPDQARVMMLAARAASARAGDPPLVRAEVLTNEADVLTAAGDTDGALADLDEARRLLQRAGADQPGSPVASQLAGLLQSLGEAHWYAGRHDAALPPLREAIVLYDRAFGPDTADAAGVYLDVAQVLRDQRTYPDALAAADQAVRVRMRRDPDAVDTALAISTRASILTYLGRHAEAIADAERAVALGAAALAPDDGVLLSLRSTVADILVDAGRRSAAAAIYRDLLAIADRTGMDSANVAMWQRNLARLDAPRP
- a CDS encoding Rieske 2Fe-2S domain-containing protein, with amino-acid sequence MLRVRLARLADLPTDALVAFTVAGVTWPVLAGVFGGEIIATAGVCPHEDVALADGEVDLADGCLTCPGHGYVFDLRTGACLHDRSLNLRRYRAVVVGDEVWIELV
- a CDS encoding ABC transporter permease, encoding MSGVRFKQWSPSVWVGAIMVAVFIVLGLFGPWLAPYPVGARAMDLDHMYAPMSWAHWLGTDKSGIDTLSQLLHGAREALILSVIVVAISASIGVTIGMVAGYARGVVDEVIMRVVDIFLAFPGLLLNIAIVAVVARPGLPIFIIALCANGWVGYARVARGQVLTLRERDYVIAARALGASTPRILFHHIAPNLIAPLLVQMSLSFGNVIAAEASLSFLGLGPQIDHTWGAMLEQGTSFLWKPGFRHYALAAGFAIAWVVLAANLLGDGLRDRLDPRQRGRL
- a CDS encoding ABC transporter permease, which translates into the protein MGAFILRRLGLGILSMLGVSLLVFLFLHVIPGDPVDHLAGGEATPEQRAKIVKCMGLDVSLPEQFVNFMGQVADRTLGHQCPDPEGKPTVADLIADAFPHTVALALVGLAFAIVMALPLGIYAALRRGTWFDTLAAIGALAGIAIPNMLLGPLLLLLFFVDLGWLPGLFEIGPAAIILPAFAIGTHLMAMLARMTRSAMVEVLGEDYLRTARAKGLPERVVVWKHALRNAIMPVVTVAGLQFGSLLSGSIIIENIFARPGLGSLLLAAIRERNYPVVQGCVLVIAGSYVLVNIAVDVAYGLIDPRVRRA
- a CDS encoding GAF domain-containing protein, which gives rise to MTSRPATVHIHHAGDRSVDGILRLIAVAGEDAPLEQALTTMCRELAAITEVDVVSAYVREPDEDGVDRLVMRGNHGFPPGAIGAVRLSFGEGLTGLCAECLRPVSVAVGPDERHFKLVPGLGEQFPAYLGVPLIGGGRALGVLVLQRRARTGFTPTEVTLATALAAPVTLAVERRFGRAAMAQARGSMASPWPRARRSRARRSCRPWRRSASAATSTSPGPWRACRPISSARADACASTATPTRRWRWPRSSCSCSTAGCTSGSPRRRRRWRAWRPWPATTRARRSRWPRPTATRRRSIARPRSRTCWCSWA
- a CDS encoding D-tyrosyl-tRNA(Tyr) deacylase produces the protein MRAVIQRCRRASVTVAGAVVGEIGHGLVVLLGAGKGDGDDDLGYVVDKLVNLRIFADDDGKMNRSVLDVAGGVLMISQFTLYADVRKGRRPAFLDALDPGPAEALYERAVAAVRSAGVAQVATGVFRADMQVELVNDGPVTIMIDSRRQF